The Paucidesulfovibrio gracilis DSM 16080 genome includes a region encoding these proteins:
- the mutM gene encoding bifunctional DNA-formamidopyrimidine glycosylase/DNA-(apurinic or apyrimidinic site) lyase — MPELPEVEVIARGLRDTLVGRRVTAVRVFDERAVPGHTPEEFEQRVCGVDLCGVGRRGKLLLLDIRSSVEEGHTSAEGISEGRAAASGSGMSVLTVHLRMTGRMVHGPAREAETHERIRFCLDDGSVLTFADVRRFGGCRVFTRNQLERWSFWQSLGPEPLEVSTESFVERLQSRRARIKGLLLDQRVIAGIGNIYADESLFRAGIRPDALAAGLSAERLAGLHASLREVLTQAIAENGSSISDYRTARGDAGAFQNSFQVYGRTGKTCLRCGGLLCGCKVAGRSTCYCPDCQTD; from the coding sequence ATGCCGGAATTGCCGGAAGTGGAAGTTATAGCCCGTGGATTGCGGGACACCTTGGTGGGCCGCCGGGTCACGGCGGTGCGCGTTTTTGATGAACGGGCTGTGCCGGGGCATACGCCAGAGGAATTCGAGCAACGGGTCTGCGGTGTGGATCTGTGCGGTGTTGGCCGCCGGGGCAAGCTGCTTTTGCTGGACATCCGATCTTCCGTTGAAGAGGGCCATACCTCCGCAGAAGGGATATCCGAAGGGCGGGCGGCCGCTTCGGGGTCGGGTATGTCCGTACTCACCGTTCATTTACGGATGACAGGACGGATGGTGCACGGACCCGCGCGTGAGGCCGAGACCCATGAACGGATACGGTTTTGTCTGGACGACGGCAGTGTGCTGACCTTTGCGGACGTGCGGCGTTTTGGCGGTTGCCGGGTCTTCACCCGCAATCAGTTGGAACGCTGGAGCTTTTGGCAAAGCCTGGGACCGGAACCACTCGAGGTCTCGACGGAGAGTTTTGTAGAACGGTTGCAATCCCGACGCGCCCGGATCAAGGGGTTGCTGCTGGATCAGCGCGTCATAGCCGGCATCGGCAATATTTATGCGGACGAAAGTTTATTTCGTGCCGGAATCCGGCCCGATGCTCTGGCCGCAGGATTGTCTGCCGAACGGCTGGCCGGGCTGCACGCGAGTCTGCGTGAAGTGCTGACCCAGGCCATTGCGGAAAACGGCAGCTCCATCAGTGATTATCGCACGGCACGGGGCGATGCCGGGGCATTTCAGAATAGTTTTCAGGTCTATGGACGAACGGGAAAGACCTGCTTGCGATGCGGTGGGCTGCTGTGCGGCTGCAAGGTGGCTGGCCGGTCCACCTGTTATTGTCCGGATTGTCAAACAGATTGA